A single Triticum dicoccoides isolate Atlit2015 ecotype Zavitan chromosome 2A, WEW_v2.0, whole genome shotgun sequence DNA region contains:
- the LOC119358930 gene encoding uncharacterized protein LOC119358930, protein MGWVDLWDSMILCDVHVPAPSGEEEPPGPRLLRYVPLPEPMQPDNGLPLYGMSSTSSFFRDIAVVNGRIKFVDLQLHACPGSRTPNGWTAVTWSMAPADSGFTKDGELNSRDMVNPMEPSLFVGHPTLSSCNDNVLYLMTKTSLYDSMSQVITVNMKEKTVGRTAKYTTQRDASMAFAYTRTTISNFRARGQQKATRVGVARILSEEAACDQSQRRSAYDG, encoded by the exons ATGGGTTGGGTCGATCTCTGGGACAGCATGATCCTCTGCGACGTGCATGTCCCTGCTCCTTCCGGGGAGGAGGAACCCCCCGGCCCCAGGCTGCTCCGCTACGTACCGCTGCCGGAGCCAATGCAGCCGGACAACGGCCTCCCTCTCTATGGCATGTCTTCCACTTCGTCCTTCTTCCGGGACATCGCTGTTGTCAATGGCCGGATCAAGTTCGTCGACCTTCAGCTCCATGCCTGCCCGGGCTCGCGCACCCCGAATGGTTGGACGGCCGTCACATGGAGCATGGCGCCTGCTGATTCGGGTTTCACCAAGGACGGGGAGCTGAATTCCCGTGATATGGTCAACCCCATGGAGCCTTCCCTGTTTGTTGGTCACCCCACGCTCAGCTCCTGTAATGACAATGTTCTCTACCTGATGACCAAGACCAGCCTATATGACAGTATGTCACAGGTGATTACTGTTAAcatgaaggagaagacggtggggcGAACCGCAAAATACACCACACAACGAGACGCCAGCATGGCCTTCGCGTACACGCGCACTACCATCTCTAACTTTCGCGCCCGAG GGCAACAAAAAGCGACCAGGGTCGGTGTTGCACGAATCCTTTCGGAAGAAGCTGCCTGCGATCAATCCCAGCGAAGATCTGCCTACGATGGGTGA